A single region of the Caballeronia insecticola genome encodes:
- a CDS encoding LysR family transcriptional regulator, whose product MRARRGPNILSLSLEIDLLRSFAVIAEVRSLSRAAERVGRTQSALSQQMKRLEEIVDQPLFQRTGRGVVLTNPGERLLVHAHRILRLHDEAMADIGGKGLSGNIRFGCPDDYAAVFLPSLLRQFSSQHPHALVEVVCGPTPRLIEQLEKRALDLAMVSLPDSGSSLDIIRHEQLVWVGGTGMDPAHFDPLPLAVSDPDTLDHIAACDALRRAGRAYRIAYASSSLAGLTALVRSGQAFAVITRTAVPSDLCVLDADPKLPALPKVGISLKFERAHPSPLIAAFAEHIRLKLPLL is encoded by the coding sequence ATGCGAGCCAGAAGAGGGCCTAATATCTTGAGTCTTTCGCTTGAGATCGATTTGTTGCGTTCGTTCGCGGTGATTGCCGAAGTGCGTTCGCTTAGCCGCGCGGCCGAGCGAGTCGGCAGAACTCAATCGGCGCTTAGTCAGCAGATGAAGCGGCTTGAGGAAATCGTCGATCAGCCCTTGTTTCAGCGCACCGGGCGCGGCGTCGTGCTGACGAATCCGGGCGAGCGTCTGCTAGTGCACGCGCATCGGATATTGCGCCTGCACGACGAAGCGATGGCCGATATAGGCGGCAAGGGCTTGTCGGGCAATATCCGCTTCGGTTGTCCCGATGATTATGCCGCGGTCTTTTTGCCCTCGTTGCTGCGGCAGTTCTCGAGCCAGCATCCGCATGCGCTTGTCGAAGTGGTGTGCGGCCCGACGCCGCGTTTGATCGAGCAACTCGAAAAGCGCGCACTCGATCTGGCGATGGTCTCACTGCCGGACAGCGGCTCGTCGCTCGACATCATTCGACACGAGCAACTCGTGTGGGTGGGCGGTACAGGCATGGATCCGGCCCATTTCGATCCGTTGCCGCTTGCCGTCTCCGATCCCGACACGCTCGATCACATTGCCGCGTGCGATGCGCTGCGACGCGCGGGCCGGGCGTATCGCATTGCGTACGCGAGCAGCAGTCTCGCAGGTCTGACCGCGCTGGTTCGTTCGGGGCAGGCATTCGCCGTTATCACGCGCACGGCGGTTCCCTCCGATCTCTGCGTGCTCGACGCGGACCCCAAGCTACCGGCGTTGCCCAAGGTCGGCATTTCGCTGAAATTCGAGCGGGCCCATCCGTCGCCTTTGATCGCGGCATTCGCGGAGCACATCAGGCTGAAGCTGCCGTTGCTTTGA
- a CDS encoding LysR family transcriptional regulator: MRTMRPHLPLNALRAFEASARHLSFTRAAQELNVTQAAVSQQVRALEERLGTPLFRRLPRGLGVTDEGRALLPVLSDAFGRIEAVLKQFEGGHFHEVLTVGVVGTFAVGWLMPRLKAFRETHPFVELRLLTHNNLVDPASEGLDFAIRFGAGMWPATHNALLLDAPLAALCAPEIARRLGTPADLANEVLLRSYRADDWIDWLDAAGLNAWTMNGPVFDSSRLMVEAAVQGAGVALAPPRMFVRELQAGLLVRPFDIEVKTGSYWLTCLKSRQVSPGMRLFRDWIIAEAAGSP, translated from the coding sequence ATACGAACCATGCGCCCTCATCTTCCACTGAATGCCTTGCGTGCCTTCGAAGCCTCGGCGCGGCATCTCAGCTTCACGCGCGCCGCGCAGGAGCTGAACGTCACGCAGGCCGCCGTAAGCCAGCAAGTGCGGGCGCTGGAAGAACGGCTCGGCACGCCGCTCTTCAGGCGACTGCCGCGCGGGCTCGGCGTTACCGACGAAGGGCGCGCGCTCCTGCCGGTGTTGAGCGATGCGTTCGGCCGCATCGAAGCCGTCCTCAAACAATTCGAAGGCGGCCATTTTCATGAGGTGTTGACGGTGGGCGTCGTCGGTACGTTCGCGGTGGGCTGGCTGATGCCGCGGCTCAAGGCGTTTCGGGAAACGCATCCGTTCGTCGAATTGCGCCTGCTCACGCATAACAATCTCGTCGATCCCGCGTCGGAAGGTCTCGATTTCGCGATTCGCTTCGGCGCGGGCATGTGGCCCGCCACGCACAACGCGCTCTTGCTGGACGCGCCGCTCGCCGCGCTGTGCGCGCCCGAGATCGCGCGGCGGCTCGGCACGCCCGCCGATCTCGCGAACGAAGTGCTGCTGCGTTCGTATCGCGCGGACGACTGGATCGACTGGCTCGATGCCGCAGGCCTCAACGCATGGACGATGAACGGTCCCGTCTTCGATTCATCGCGCCTGATGGTCGAGGCCGCAGTGCAAGGCGCGGGAGTCGCGCTCGCGCCGCCACGCATGTTCGTGCGCGAATTGCAGGCGGGGCTGCTCGTGCGCCCGTTCGATATCGAAGTGAAGACCGGCAGTTACTGGCTTACGTGCCTCAAGTCGCGGCAGGTGTCGCCCGGCATGCGGCTGTTTCGCGACTGGATCATCGCGGAGGCGGCCGGATCGCCCTGA
- a CDS encoding DUF1656 domain-containing protein encodes MIGEIDILGVFVPAVLVLMFIAYLMNLAIRTVLARVGFYRFVWHRSVFDLGIYVLVLGLVVIVSHRLIS; translated from the coding sequence ATGATCGGCGAAATCGACATTCTCGGCGTGTTCGTGCCCGCCGTGCTCGTGCTGATGTTCATCGCCTATCTTATGAATCTGGCGATCCGCACGGTGCTCGCGCGCGTCGGTTTCTATCGTTTCGTGTGGCATCGTTCCGTGTTCGATCTCGGCATCTATGTGCTGGTGCTGGGGCTCGTCGTCATCGTTTCGCATCGGCTCATCTCGTGA
- a CDS encoding FUSC family protein, with protein sequence MSFPSAREWLFSAKTFAAAMIALYIGLALELPRPYWAMATVYIVSNPFVGATRSKALYRALGTIIGAAGAVLIVPPFVESPYLFSVIVALWTGTLLYLSMFDRSARSYVFLLAGYTLPLIALPAVTNPAIVFDLAITRAEEILLGIVVASIVGSAVFPSRLAPTLIERTDAWFRDAAFYASETLSGHIAGAPISAARQRLAATVNGLELLLSQLTYDHTRPDIIRRARALQGRMQIFLPLISSMADPLIELIDKHGAHPDGLETLLKDVAAWVGSPTPRAEKDVEDESTPDALRERILAMRPPVEALASADAALLSNALWRLGQVIDVWQDIRALRAAISNETSDWRPHFRHWRLGGTARYFDRGMMLISTGVAVSAIIVACGLWIESGWNDGASAVALAAVACCFFAALDEPAPQVFTFFLATCLSVVLAGLYVFAVLPKVHDFAMLVLIFSVPFLIIGTLIPRPRFTLVTLLTAVNTATFISIQSAYEANFFVFINSNLAGVAGLLFAFIWTRLTRPFGAELAAARLTRSAWGDIVLSASPTQVIEDQRNLYARMLDRLMQLLPRHAATDSHRHPSIESFRDFRLALNALDLRRIHRKLPAELQASVDDVLDALRRYFELCIARRARQPVPPELLRSIEATSAQVTSRAVAQPQAADALNERWLRDTLHALIGMRLSLHPPETQAPVREEPA encoded by the coding sequence ATGTCTTTTCCTTCCGCGCGCGAGTGGCTCTTTTCCGCCAAGACCTTCGCCGCCGCGATGATCGCGCTTTACATCGGCCTCGCGCTCGAATTGCCGCGTCCTTATTGGGCGATGGCCACGGTCTATATCGTGTCGAATCCGTTTGTGGGCGCAACGCGTTCGAAGGCGCTCTATCGCGCGCTTGGCACGATAATCGGCGCGGCGGGCGCGGTGCTCATCGTGCCGCCGTTCGTCGAATCGCCGTATCTGTTCAGCGTGATCGTCGCGTTGTGGACGGGCACGCTGCTCTATCTCTCGATGTTCGACCGCAGCGCGCGCAGCTACGTCTTTCTGCTTGCGGGCTACACGTTGCCGCTGATCGCGCTGCCCGCCGTAACGAATCCCGCGATTGTCTTCGATCTCGCCATCACGCGCGCGGAAGAAATTTTGCTGGGTATCGTGGTGGCGAGCATCGTCGGCAGCGCGGTGTTTCCGAGCCGTCTCGCGCCGACGCTCATCGAGCGAACCGACGCATGGTTTCGCGATGCCGCCTTCTACGCGAGCGAAACGCTCTCGGGACATATCGCGGGCGCGCCGATTTCGGCCGCGCGACAGCGCCTGGCCGCGACGGTCAATGGCCTCGAACTGCTACTGAGCCAGTTGACCTACGATCACACGCGGCCCGACATCATCCGTCGCGCGCGCGCGTTGCAGGGCCGCATGCAGATTTTCCTGCCGCTGATTTCGTCGATGGCCGATCCGCTGATCGAACTGATCGACAAGCACGGCGCGCATCCCGACGGGCTCGAAACCTTGCTCAAGGATGTCGCCGCGTGGGTCGGCTCGCCCACGCCGCGCGCGGAGAAAGATGTCGAAGACGAAAGCACGCCGGATGCGTTGCGCGAGCGCATTCTCGCCATGCGTCCGCCTGTCGAAGCACTCGCGAGCGCAGATGCCGCGCTGCTGTCGAATGCGCTGTGGCGTCTCGGTCAGGTGATCGACGTGTGGCAGGACATTCGCGCCCTGCGCGCGGCAATCTCGAACGAGACGAGCGACTGGCGTCCGCACTTTCGTCACTGGCGTCTGGGCGGCACGGCGCGCTATTTCGATCGCGGCATGATGCTGATTTCAACAGGCGTGGCCGTGAGCGCGATCATCGTCGCGTGCGGGCTGTGGATCGAGTCGGGATGGAACGATGGCGCCAGCGCTGTGGCGCTCGCGGCGGTTGCGTGCTGCTTCTTCGCCGCGCTCGACGAACCTGCGCCGCAAGTGTTCACGTTCTTTCTCGCGACTTGCTTGAGCGTCGTGCTCGCCGGGCTCTATGTGTTCGCCGTGCTGCCTAAGGTGCACGACTTCGCCATGCTCGTGCTGATTTTCTCGGTGCCGTTTCTCATCATCGGTACGCTGATTCCGCGGCCGCGCTTCACGCTCGTCACGCTGCTGACCGCGGTGAACACCGCGACCTTCATCAGCATTCAGAGCGCGTATGAAGCGAATTTTTTCGTCTTCATCAACAGCAATCTCGCGGGCGTCGCCGGCCTGCTCTTCGCGTTTATCTGGACGCGCCTCACGCGCCCGTTCGGTGCGGAACTCGCCGCTGCACGTCTCACGCGCTCGGCATGGGGCGATATCGTGCTGAGTGCGTCGCCCACGCAAGTAATCGAAGATCAGCGCAATCTCTACGCGCGCATGCTCGACCGTCTGATGCAACTGCTGCCGCGTCATGCCGCAACGGATTCGCATCGTCATCCGTCGATCGAGAGCTTCCGCGATTTTCGTCTCGCGCTGAATGCACTCGATCTGCGCCGCATTCATCGCAAGCTTCCCGCCGAGCTACAAGCGTCAGTCGATGACGTGCTCGATGCGCTGCGCCGTTATTTCGAGCTATGCATCGCGCGGCGTGCAAGGCAGCCGGTGCCGCCCGAATTGCTGCGCAGTATCGAAGCGACGAGCGCGCAGGTCACCTCACGCGCCGTCGCGCAACCGCAAGCCGCCGATGCGCTCAACGAACGCTGGCTGCGCGACACGCTGCATGCGCTGATCGGCATGCGTCTGTCCCTGCACCCGCCTGAGACGCAAGCGCCCGTGCGCGAGGAGCCGGCATGA
- a CDS encoding efflux RND transporter periplasmic adaptor subunit, producing the protein MKKTWFSLGQILLTLIVVAIAAVVLWKLVDYYMFAPWTRDGHVRADVIQVAPDVSGLITEVKVVDNQQVNKGAVLFVIDRARYALALRNAQATAQQRRATLDQARREDARNRTLGNLVAREVVEETHSRVEQAAAALADAEVAIDTAQLNLQRTEILSPVDGYLNDRAPRVGEYVAAGRAVLSVVDMHSFRVDGYFEETKLHGIDIGQPVDIKVMGEPNVLRGHVQSIVAAIEDRDRQQSPSLLPNVNPAFSWVRLAQRIPVRVTLDEIPADFRLIAGRTATVSVRGLGPSIGKRAASETSPASAPSPTSSVAAPAGASQ; encoded by the coding sequence GTGAAAAAAACCTGGTTCTCCCTCGGACAGATTCTGCTTACGCTCATCGTCGTCGCGATCGCGGCGGTCGTGCTGTGGAAGCTCGTCGACTACTACATGTTCGCGCCGTGGACGCGCGACGGCCATGTGCGCGCCGATGTGATCCAGGTCGCGCCGGACGTCTCCGGCCTCATCACCGAAGTCAAGGTCGTCGACAATCAGCAGGTCAACAAAGGCGCTGTGCTCTTCGTGATCGATCGCGCGCGCTATGCGCTTGCGCTGCGCAATGCACAGGCGACCGCGCAGCAGCGGCGCGCGACGCTCGATCAGGCGCGTCGCGAAGACGCGCGTAATCGCACGCTCGGCAATCTCGTCGCGCGCGAGGTGGTCGAGGAAACGCATTCGCGTGTCGAACAGGCCGCGGCCGCACTCGCCGATGCCGAAGTCGCCATCGATACCGCGCAGCTCAATCTGCAACGCACGGAGATCCTGAGTCCCGTGGACGGCTATCTGAACGATCGCGCGCCGCGTGTCGGCGAATATGTGGCGGCCGGACGCGCGGTGCTGTCGGTGGTCGACATGCATTCGTTCCGCGTCGATGGTTACTTCGAGGAGACCAAGCTGCACGGCATCGATATCGGTCAGCCGGTCGATATCAAAGTGATGGGCGAGCCGAACGTGTTGCGCGGACACGTGCAGAGCATCGTCGCGGCCATTGAAGATCGCGACCGGCAACAGAGCCCGAGCCTTCTGCCGAACGTGAACCCAGCATTCAGCTGGGTGCGTCTCGCGCAGCGCATTCCGGTGCGCGTCACGCTCGATGAAATTCCCGCCGACTTCCGCCTGATCGCGGGCCGCACGGCGACGGTATCGGTGCGCGGTCTCGGCCCGTCGATCGGCAAGCGCGCGGCGTCGGAGACATCGCCTGCGTCCGCGCCTTCGCCGACTTCGAGCGTGGCCGCACCGGCGGGCGCTTCGCAATGA
- a CDS encoding YoaK family protein has translation MPISYLRGLTSLSRTDTTNRRLGCALAFVAGAANAGGFLAVGQYTSHMSGLVSSIADNLALGQAALVFSAIGAVGAFLCGAATSAVLINWGRQRHAHSVYATPLLLEAALLLVFGMLGANLESHRVWDVPLTVALLCFVMGLQNAMITKISKAEIRTTHVTGLVTDIGIEIGKSLYWNRGIARGDAGYVRANYARLVLLASLFGMFMLGGLAGATGFAHFGFITTVPLAALLLLFSSVPLADDLAANRRRARR, from the coding sequence ATGCCGATCAGCTATCTTCGGGGACTGACATCGCTCAGCCGCACTGACACCACCAACCGGCGGCTGGGATGCGCGCTCGCGTTCGTCGCGGGCGCGGCTAACGCGGGCGGTTTTCTCGCGGTCGGCCAATATACGTCGCATATGTCGGGACTGGTTTCCTCCATCGCCGATAACCTCGCGCTCGGTCAGGCCGCGCTCGTCTTCTCGGCAATCGGCGCGGTCGGCGCATTTCTGTGCGGGGCCGCGACCTCGGCGGTGCTCATCAACTGGGGACGGCAACGACACGCGCATAGCGTGTACGCCACGCCGCTGCTGCTCGAAGCCGCGCTGCTGCTCGTGTTCGGCATGCTCGGCGCGAATCTGGAGAGTCATCGCGTGTGGGATGTGCCGCTGACCGTCGCGCTGTTGTGCTTCGTAATGGGCCTGCAAAACGCGATGATCACGAAGATTTCCAAAGCCGAGATCAGAACGACGCACGTGACCGGGCTCGTCACCGATATCGGCATCGAGATCGGCAAGAGCCTGTATTGGAATCGCGGCATCGCGCGGGGCGATGCGGGCTACGTGCGCGCCAATTACGCGCGTCTCGTGCTGCTGGCGTCGCTGTTCGGCATGTTCATGCTCGGCGGTCTGGCGGGCGCAACGGGCTTCGCGCATTTCGGTTTCATCACGACCGTGCCGCTGGCGGCGTTGCTTCTGCTGTTCTCGTCCGTGCCGCTCGCCGACGATCTCGCCGCGAACAGGCGCCGCGCGCGCCGCTGA
- the ampC gene encoding class C beta-lactamase, with protein MKFRTLSFLATAIFSFSAMPAITHAADLDSAKIKATVDDTIKPLMALHGIAGMAVGVVVQGKPYVFDYGVASKETKQPVTRDTLFELGSVSKTFTATLASYAQLEGDLSLNDPVSKHLTSLAGSEFGKVTLLNLGTHTPGGLPLQVPDDIHNNAQLMQYFKTWRPAQPPGTIRTYANPGIGTLGLITAQSMRQDFNALMQTRLFPALGLKHSYIDVPAAKQRDYAQGYAKNDAPIRMKGGVLASEAYGVRSTAADMTRFMQINMNMVRIDPTFQRAVDATHTGYFHAGPMTQDLIWEQYPYPVALQSLLDGNSQSMIMNATPVTAIDPPQAPRDDVWINKTGSTNGFGTYIAFVPKERVGIVMLANRNIPNEERVKAAYAIITSLAGAR; from the coding sequence ATGAAGTTTCGTACGTTGAGTTTTCTGGCGACAGCCATATTTTCTTTTAGCGCGATGCCCGCCATCACGCACGCGGCCGATCTCGACAGCGCGAAGATCAAGGCCACGGTCGACGACACAATCAAACCGTTGATGGCGCTGCACGGCATCGCGGGCATGGCGGTGGGCGTCGTTGTGCAGGGCAAGCCGTATGTGTTCGATTACGGCGTGGCGTCGAAGGAAACGAAGCAGCCTGTCACGCGCGATACGCTGTTCGAACTCGGCTCCGTCAGCAAGACCTTTACGGCGACGCTTGCGTCCTATGCGCAACTCGAAGGCGATCTCTCGTTGAACGATCCGGTAAGCAAGCATCTGACGTCGCTTGCGGGAAGCGAATTCGGCAAGGTGACGTTGCTCAATCTCGGCACGCACACGCCGGGCGGTCTGCCGCTGCAAGTGCCCGACGATATCCATAACAACGCTCAGTTGATGCAGTACTTCAAGACGTGGCGTCCGGCGCAGCCGCCCGGAACGATCCGCACGTATGCGAATCCGGGCATCGGCACGCTTGGTCTCATCACGGCGCAGAGCATGCGGCAGGACTTCAACGCGCTCATGCAGACGCGTCTCTTTCCGGCGCTCGGCCTGAAGCACAGCTATATCGACGTGCCTGCCGCGAAGCAGCGCGACTATGCACAAGGCTATGCGAAGAACGACGCGCCCATTCGCATGAAGGGCGGCGTGCTGGCTTCCGAGGCCTATGGCGTGCGATCGACCGCCGCCGACATGACGCGCTTCATGCAGATCAACATGAACATGGTGCGTATCGATCCGACGTTCCAGCGCGCAGTCGATGCCACTCACACGGGCTACTTCCACGCAGGGCCCATGACGCAGGACCTGATCTGGGAGCAGTATCCGTATCCCGTTGCGTTGCAGTCGCTGCTCGATGGAAACTCGCAGTCGATGATCATGAACGCGACGCCTGTCACCGCCATCGATCCGCCGCAAGCGCCACGCGACGACGTCTGGATCAACAAGACCGGCTCGACCAACGGCTTCGGCACGTATATCGCGTTCGTGCCTAAGGAGCGCGTGGGCATCGTCATGCTGGCGAACCGGAACATACCGAACGAGGAGCGTGTGAAGGCCGCGTATGCAATCATCACGTCGCTTGCGGGCGCACGGTAA
- a CDS encoding MarR family winged helix-turn-helix transcriptional regulator, giving the protein MTTLDILRRSVSSTLVLAARRWRRTSHGVLASYGVSEACAVPLLTANRLGEAVRQVTLAEHVGIEGPSLVRLLDQLCAAGLVRRDEDPEDKRAKTITLTDEGRAVTARMEERLVTLRARLLKGVSREDLETTLRVLNAFSEVSDAKLLAALAASEQTARPARPAGKRGA; this is encoded by the coding sequence ATGACCACCCTCGACATTTTGCGCCGCTCCGTGAGCAGCACGCTCGTGCTGGCCGCGCGACGCTGGCGGCGCACGAGCCACGGCGTGCTCGCCTCCTACGGCGTGTCGGAAGCCTGCGCGGTGCCGCTTCTCACGGCGAACCGGCTGGGCGAGGCGGTGCGTCAGGTGACGCTCGCGGAGCACGTCGGCATCGAGGGGCCATCGCTCGTGCGGCTGCTCGATCAGCTGTGCGCAGCGGGCCTTGTGCGCCGCGACGAAGATCCCGAGGACAAGCGCGCCAAGACCATCACGCTGACCGATGAAGGCCGCGCCGTCACCGCGCGCATGGAAGAGCGTCTCGTCACGCTGCGCGCGCGGCTTTTGAAAGGCGTGAGCCGCGAAGATCTGGAGACCACGTTGCGCGTGCTCAACGCGTTCAGCGAAGTGTCCGATGCAAAGCTCCTCGCCGCGCTCGCCGCGAGCGAGCAAACCGCCCGGCCCGCCCGGCCCGCCGGAAAGCGCGGAGCATAG
- a CDS encoding aspartate aminotransferase family protein, whose amino-acid sequence MSLNNDARFWRDANAHLIRYGATFQPMIIERAQGSFVYDADGRAILDFTSGQMSAVLGHSHPEIVSVISEYAGKLDHLFSGMLSRPVVDLAKRLAEITPPGLDRALLLSTGAESNEAAIRMAKLVTGGYEVVGFAQSWHGMTGHAASATYSAGRKGVGPAAVGSFAIPAPFPYRPQFERNGKYDWLAELDYAFDLIDRQSSGNLAAFIAEPILSSGGIIELPEGYMAALKRKCEERGMLLILDEAQTGIGRTGTMFACQRDGVTPDILTLSKTLGAGLPLAAVVTSAEIEERAHERGYLFYTTHVSDPLPAAVGLRVLDVVEREGLVARANVMSERLRRGLLDLMERFDCIGDVRGRGLLLGVEIVKDRRTKEAADGLGAKITRECMNLGLSMNIVQLPGMGGVFRIAPPLTVSEEEIDLGLDLLGQAIQRSL is encoded by the coding sequence GTGTCCTTGAATAACGACGCACGCTTTTGGCGCGACGCCAACGCGCATCTGATCCGATATGGCGCGACCTTCCAGCCGATGATCATCGAGCGCGCGCAAGGCAGCTTCGTCTATGACGCGGATGGCCGCGCGATTCTCGATTTCACATCGGGACAAATGAGCGCGGTGCTGGGACACAGCCATCCGGAGATCGTGTCCGTCATCAGCGAGTACGCCGGCAAGCTCGATCATTTATTCAGCGGAATGTTATCGCGTCCGGTCGTCGATCTGGCGAAGCGGCTGGCCGAGATCACGCCGCCCGGTCTCGACCGCGCGCTTCTGCTGAGCACCGGCGCGGAATCGAACGAAGCGGCCATCCGCATGGCGAAGCTCGTCACCGGCGGTTACGAAGTGGTCGGCTTTGCGCAGTCGTGGCACGGCATGACAGGGCACGCGGCATCGGCGACTTACAGCGCAGGCCGCAAAGGCGTCGGCCCTGCGGCGGTGGGTTCGTTCGCGATTCCCGCGCCGTTTCCCTATCGGCCGCAGTTCGAGCGCAACGGCAAATACGACTGGCTCGCGGAACTGGACTACGCGTTCGATCTCATCGATCGTCAGTCGAGCGGCAATCTCGCGGCCTTTATCGCAGAGCCGATTCTGAGTTCCGGCGGCATCATCGAGCTTCCGGAAGGCTATATGGCTGCGCTCAAGCGCAAGTGCGAGGAGCGCGGCATGCTGCTGATTCTCGACGAAGCGCAAACCGGAATCGGGCGCACGGGCACGATGTTCGCGTGCCAGCGCGATGGCGTCACGCCCGACATTCTTACGCTATCGAAGACGCTGGGCGCGGGTCTGCCGCTCGCCGCGGTCGTGACGTCGGCGGAGATCGAAGAGCGTGCGCATGAACGCGGCTATCTGTTCTATACGACGCACGTGTCCGATCCGCTTCCGGCGGCAGTCGGCTTGCGCGTGCTGGATGTCGTTGAACGCGAAGGGCTCGTCGCGCGCGCGAACGTCATGAGCGAGCGGCTCAGGCGCGGGCTGCTCGACTTGATGGAGCGCTTCGACTGCATCGGCGATGTGCGCGGACGCGGCCTGCTGTTGGGCGTGGAGATCGTCAAGGATCGCCGCACGAAGGAAGCGGCCGATGGCCTGGGCGCGAAGATCACGCGCGAGTGCATGAATCTCGGGCTCAGCATGAATATCGTGCAGTTGCCCGGCATGGGCGGCGTGTTCCGCATCGCGCCGCCGCTGACTGTCAGCGAAGAAGAGATCGATCTCGGTCTCGATCTGCTTGGCCAAGCAATTCAGCGCTCGCTTTGA